One Leclercia pneumoniae genomic region harbors:
- a CDS encoding site-specific integrase translates to MQHIVKVVFTTLLLICSTLAYAQRLTVPAYMEDAVSCTTQPISQSLIQSVQAECIQKGKSRELSDSRTTGFKALVSKRGKVMFAARFSCGGSNVYRRLGDYPALTITQARSAAQKLIADMRAEYQLRGANLFVSHNLLFSGLLDRFEHDVLDAGGKRSADTDRSKIRNYLLPLLGHFKIHDIDEGVIGRYLNGLSNLKPATRNRHLALLKAIFGYGRRMKLVTTLPTEFIRMLPETTSRRRAMSHEEFQRWFKACEQKHHKEPDSAAVMLLMFLGLTGLRLGETRHLRLEDVEWSRKVITLRQTKNGRQRHVPVCDKAFVLLTEARQFLGDSGWVFPGQNTDNPVAEPRRLQKTLCETAGIPSYTIHELRHSFATILVESGADIHMVKELLGHSTIKVTEIYVHSSPERYHAVVNQAMGVVNS, encoded by the coding sequence ATGCAACACATTGTCAAAGTAGTATTTACAACCCTTCTCTTGATTTGCAGCACCCTTGCGTATGCACAGCGTTTAACCGTTCCCGCATACATGGAGGACGCTGTGTCCTGTACAACACAACCTATAAGCCAGTCCCTTATTCAGAGCGTTCAGGCTGAATGCATTCAGAAGGGCAAAAGTCGTGAACTGAGCGACAGCAGAACTACGGGTTTTAAGGCGCTGGTCAGTAAACGAGGCAAGGTCATGTTTGCCGCCCGTTTCAGTTGTGGCGGGAGTAACGTATATCGCCGTCTGGGTGATTATCCGGCACTTACCATCACGCAGGCGCGGTCAGCAGCACAAAAACTAATTGCAGATATGCGGGCAGAGTACCAGCTACGTGGTGCTAACCTGTTCGTTTCGCATAATTTGCTGTTCAGTGGTCTGCTGGATCGCTTCGAACATGATGTTCTGGACGCTGGTGGAAAGCGTTCTGCCGATACCGATCGTTCAAAAATCCGTAACTATCTGCTTCCCCTTCTTGGGCATTTTAAGATTCATGATATCGATGAGGGCGTTATCGGGCGTTATCTCAATGGCCTGAGCAATCTGAAACCAGCCACACGTAATCGTCATCTGGCTCTGCTGAAAGCCATTTTTGGTTATGGTCGCAGAATGAAGCTGGTGACGACGTTACCCACTGAGTTTATCCGGATGCTGCCGGAAACCACGTCCCGTCGCAGGGCGATGAGCCATGAGGAATTTCAGCGCTGGTTTAAGGCCTGCGAGCAAAAACACCACAAGGAACCCGATAGTGCAGCGGTCATGCTGCTGATGTTTCTGGGCTTAACCGGGCTTCGACTGGGGGAAACTCGTCACCTTCGTCTGGAGGATGTGGAATGGTCACGTAAGGTCATTACGCTCAGACAGACCAAGAACGGCAGGCAGCGTCATGTTCCGGTGTGTGATAAAGCCTTTGTGCTGCTGACCGAAGCGCGTCAGTTCCTGGGGGATAGCGGTTGGGTTTTCCCTGGACAAAACACGGATAATCCGGTTGCAGAACCCCGTCGCCTACAAAAAACACTTTGTGAAACAGCGGGTATCCCGTCCTATACCATCCATGAGTTGCGCCATTCTTTTGCGACAATCCTTGTCGAAAGTGGCGCGGATATCCACATGGTCAAGGAGCTGCTGGGCCACAGTACGATTAAAGTCACTGAGATCTATGTTCATTCCAGTCCGGAGCGATATCACGCTGTCGTCAATCAGGCAATGGGCGTTGTTAATTCGTAA